One Kitasatospora sp. NBC_01266 genomic window carries:
- a CDS encoding asparagine synthase-related protein produces the protein MRWLAGWSGTVSSARIPVARRPSDARSAPAPTVQDALGALAAVRPLAATALWTGPDPLWAVGDWRAEEIRQAVLLPNTRHPTVSTGPLPADLTQDTEAVVRLLVLGHCGAADHELAAGLAAARGGAVRHLTGWPGSYTVVLRVGTRNTLLLTDLAGLQPVFHTPWCGGTAYATAALPLADLIGAPVDTGHLAATLACPESPEALGTGTPYVGVHRVPPGHTLAIRGGRPHLTDYDDEGSPGGVPGQGGGEAPAVRELTRTLLEAVRSRVRNAPATAGPGPRRPRIGADLSYGTASTALALLAAAVPIGPGPAPAQAPGSGLSAELLPRNGATKGSWTRPDPASEPPEPELLAAVTVRESPRTTPETPLDVGRPRLRHTVLAATPLSLPYADLAGGALTDEPGRALVTVPGTVVRLSAGGADHLTGHGARQVLDGHPARLADLIREGRQRELLPPVAALAGVDRALAGTLTGTVRTPVTVLRAARRLARGGYAEALDDAAVQLTARRDSVRPSARPGVRFTAGAYSVADLAWCVPGPAARFLSDDALSAVALRLRLAARGPAPELHPGVRRARLALHHHAGAFRTLVHAAEQYGQRVHAPFFDNRVIRAARLLPADLRLQPGARHALLRAVLAGAGRSDLPADWGRAPRPDRAEAARAGLRAAADQLAELFHEPLLAEAGLIDLPVVRRALRTAADPYADLPPGALDGLADLVAVELWLRRFESRRHGSCWSGLPLPQRQAVAAARFG, from the coding sequence ATGCGGTGGCTGGCCGGCTGGAGCGGCACCGTGTCCAGCGCCCGGATCCCGGTCGCCCGCCGCCCGTCTGACGCCCGATCGGCCCCGGCGCCCACCGTCCAGGACGCGCTCGGCGCACTCGCCGCCGTGCGCCCCCTGGCCGCCACCGCGCTGTGGACCGGCCCCGACCCGCTCTGGGCGGTCGGCGACTGGCGCGCCGAGGAGATCCGGCAGGCCGTCCTGCTCCCCAACACCCGCCACCCCACCGTCAGCACCGGTCCGCTGCCCGCCGACCTGACCCAGGACACCGAGGCCGTGGTCCGCCTGCTGGTGCTCGGCCACTGCGGCGCCGCCGACCACGAGTTGGCCGCCGGACTGGCCGCCGCCCGGGGCGGCGCGGTGCGCCACCTGACCGGCTGGCCCGGCAGCTACACCGTGGTGCTGCGGGTCGGTACCCGCAACACCCTGCTGCTCACCGACCTGGCCGGCCTGCAACCCGTCTTCCACACCCCCTGGTGCGGCGGCACCGCCTACGCCACCGCCGCCCTGCCGCTGGCCGACCTGATCGGCGCGCCGGTCGACACCGGCCACCTGGCCGCCACCCTCGCCTGTCCCGAGTCCCCCGAGGCGCTCGGCACCGGCACCCCGTACGTGGGGGTGCACCGGGTCCCACCGGGCCACACGCTCGCCATCCGGGGTGGCCGCCCGCACCTGACCGACTACGACGACGAGGGCAGCCCCGGCGGCGTTCCCGGTCAGGGCGGCGGCGAGGCCCCGGCGGTCCGGGAGCTGACCCGGACGCTGCTGGAAGCCGTCCGCTCCCGGGTCCGCAACGCGCCCGCCACGGCCGGCCCCGGGCCGCGGCGCCCCCGGATCGGCGCCGACCTCTCCTACGGGACCGCCTCCACCGCCCTGGCCCTGCTCGCCGCCGCCGTCCCGATCGGTCCTGGCCCGGCACCGGCTCAGGCACCCGGATCCGGTCTCTCGGCCGAGCTCCTGCCGCGCAACGGTGCCACCAAGGGCTCCTGGACCCGCCCCGACCCGGCAAGCGAGCCGCCGGAGCCCGAACTCCTCGCCGCCGTCACTGTCCGGGAGTCCCCGCGCACCACCCCCGAGACCCCGCTGGACGTCGGCCGCCCCCGACTGCGGCACACCGTGCTGGCCGCCACCCCGTTGAGCCTGCCCTACGCCGATCTGGCGGGCGGGGCGCTCACCGACGAGCCCGGCCGGGCCCTGGTCACCGTCCCCGGCACCGTTGTCCGGCTCAGCGCGGGCGGCGCCGACCACCTGACCGGCCACGGCGCCCGCCAGGTGCTGGACGGCCATCCGGCCCGGCTCGCCGACCTGATCCGGGAGGGCCGCCAGCGGGAACTGCTGCCGCCGGTCGCTGCCCTGGCCGGCGTGGACCGCGCGCTCGCGGGCACCCTGACCGGCACCGTGCGCACCCCGGTCACCGTGCTGCGCGCGGCCCGCCGCCTGGCCCGGGGCGGCTACGCCGAGGCGCTGGACGACGCGGCCGTGCAGCTGACGGCCCGTCGGGACTCGGTGCGCCCGAGCGCGCGCCCCGGCGTGCGGTTCACCGCCGGGGCGTACTCGGTGGCCGACCTGGCCTGGTGCGTGCCGGGCCCGGCCGCGCGCTTCCTCTCCGACGACGCGCTCTCGGCGGTCGCCCTGCGCCTGCGGCTCGCGGCCCGTGGCCCCGCGCCCGAGCTGCACCCCGGCGTCCGCCGCGCCCGGCTGGCGCTGCACCACCACGCCGGCGCGTTCCGCACCCTGGTGCACGCCGCCGAACAGTACGGCCAGCGCGTGCACGCCCCCTTCTTCGACAACCGGGTGATCCGCGCCGCCCGCCTCCTCCCCGCCGACCTGCGCCTGCAGCCCGGCGCCCGGCACGCCCTGCTGCGCGCCGTCCTGGCCGGCGCCGGCCGCTCGGACCTCCCCGCCGACTGGGGCCGCGCCCCCCGCCCGGACCGCGCCGAAGCCGCCCGGGCCGGCCTGCGCGCCGCCGCCGACCAACTGGCCGAGCTGTTCCACGAACCCCTGCTGGCC